Proteins found in one Syntrophales bacterium genomic segment:
- the trmFO gene encoding methylenetetrahydrofolate--tRNA-(uracil(54)-C(5))-methyltransferase (FADH(2)-oxidizing) TrmFO gives MKLETLDSKPVIIIGGGLAGCEAAWQLLKRGLDVLLYEMKPGVYSPAHKSPLLAELVCSNSLRSNITRNAVGLLKEEMRILDSIIIESADATAVPAGKALAVDRTFFSQYVEQKLNECKRLKINRKEITAIPGDSPVIIASGPLTSESLAKSISEMTGCEHLHFYDAISPIIDGDSIDHTLVFRASRYDNGDGDYLNCPLTRSEYERFCKALTEGKEVPLRNFEDLKYFEGCLPIEVMAKRGENTLAFGPMKPVGLINPKTGEQPYAAVQLRQENREGTLFNMVGFQTKLTWPEQKRIFRMIPGLKEAEFARYGSIHRNTFINSPALLKNTLQFRSNDNIFFAGQITGVEGYAESAAMGLIAGINMYRYLKEKGLAAVPPKTTAIGALLHYISDAGIKAFQPMNVNFGLFSPLSKRVPKKERGECFAAQALSDLKKWKEEIEL, from the coding sequence TTGAAACTTGAAACTTTAGACTCGAAACCCGTAATTATAATAGGTGGCGGGCTTGCAGGATGCGAGGCCGCATGGCAATTATTGAAAAGGGGGCTTGATGTTCTGCTCTACGAAATGAAGCCCGGGGTATATTCGCCCGCCCATAAATCACCACTCCTCGCCGAGCTTGTCTGCAGCAACTCGCTCCGTTCCAATATCACACGAAACGCAGTAGGTCTTCTCAAGGAAGAGATGCGTATATTGGATTCTATTATTATTGAGTCAGCCGATGCTACCGCCGTACCGGCAGGCAAGGCACTCGCTGTAGACAGGACGTTTTTCTCACAATATGTCGAGCAAAAGCTAAATGAATGCAAAAGACTGAAAATCAACCGGAAAGAAATTACGGCAATTCCCGGAGATTCCCCAGTTATTATTGCAAGCGGACCCCTTACTTCCGAATCACTGGCGAAGAGCATTTCAGAAATGACCGGCTGTGAACATCTCCATTTCTATGATGCAATTTCACCTATAATAGACGGAGATTCAATCGATCACACACTGGTATTCAGGGCATCAAGATACGACAATGGCGATGGTGACTACCTGAACTGTCCCCTTACCAGAAGCGAATATGAACGGTTTTGTAAGGCACTTACAGAAGGCAAGGAGGTGCCCCTTAGAAACTTTGAAGATTTGAAGTACTTTGAGGGATGTCTTCCGATTGAGGTAATGGCAAAGAGAGGGGAAAACACTCTTGCCTTTGGACCAATGAAGCCCGTAGGTTTGATAAATCCCAAAACAGGGGAACAGCCTTATGCCGCTGTCCAGCTACGCCAGGAAAACAGGGAAGGCACTCTCTTCAACATGGTGGGATTCCAGACAAAATTGACCTGGCCGGAACAGAAACGGATATTCAGGATGATACCCGGCTTAAAAGAAGCGGAATTTGCGAGATATGGAAGCATTCACCGAAACACCTTTATAAACTCCCCTGCCCTGCTCAAAAATACCCTCCAGTTCCGGTCAAATGATAATATCTTCTTTGCCGGACAGATTACCGGTGTTGAGGGCTATGCAGAATCTGCGGCCATGGGTCTTATCGCGGGAATAAATATGTACCGTTATCTTAAGGAAAAAGGGTTAGCCGCCGTCCCGCCAAAGACAACGGCCATTGGTGCTCTCCTCCATTATATTTCAGATGCCGGCATCAAAGCTTTTCAGCCTATGAATGTAAATTTTGGTCTTTTTTCTCCACTTTCCAAGAGGGTGCCTAAAAAAGAGAGAGGGGAATGTTTTGCAGCACAAGCACTTTCGGATTTGAAAAAATGGAAAGAAGAAATAGAACTATAA
- a CDS encoding type III pantothenate kinase, whose translation MLLVIDVGNTNTVLGLYDGERLLHDWRIRTVVYHTVDEYGMRMLNLCRTSDVDLKSIDSIIISCVVPPMLNILKPLCQKYFNVDPLIVGPGIKTGMPIFYDNPREVGADRIVNAVAAYEKFKRELIIVDFGTATTFDYISEKGEYMGGCIAPGILISSEALFKEASRLPRVEFIRPKSVIAKDTVSSMQAGIMFGYAGLVDGIVDRIKDEVKSNPFVVATGGLAEIIAPETKSIEVVDEMLTLEGLKIIYSRNR comes from the coding sequence ATGCTTTTGGTTATTGATGTTGGTAATACAAATACAGTGCTTGGTTTGTATGATGGGGAAAGACTCTTGCATGACTGGAGAATAAGAACGGTTGTTTACCATACAGTTGATGAATACGGAATGAGGATGCTCAATTTATGCAGAACAAGCGATGTCGATTTAAAATCAATTGACAGCATTATAATTTCTTGTGTTGTTCCACCCATGTTGAATATTTTGAAGCCGCTTTGTCAAAAATATTTTAATGTAGACCCGCTGATTGTTGGGCCGGGGATCAAGACAGGAATGCCGATCTTTTATGATAATCCAAGGGAAGTAGGTGCGGACAGGATAGTAAATGCCGTTGCCGCTTATGAGAAATTCAAGAGAGAGCTGATAATCGTGGATTTTGGTACCGCTACCACTTTCGATTATATTTCGGAAAAGGGTGAATATATGGGAGGCTGTATAGCACCGGGCATACTTATATCAAGTGAAGCTCTTTTTAAAGAAGCTTCAAGGCTTCCCAGGGTAGAGTTCATCAGGCCTAAATCCGTCATTGCTAAAGATACGGTGAGCAGCATGCAGGCCGGTATCATGTTCGGTTATGCGGGTCTTGTGGATGGGATAGTGGATCGTATAAAGGATGAAGTTAAATCGAATCCTTTCGTTGTGGCAACAGGGGGACTCGCAGAAATAATAGCTCCTGAAACGAAGAGTATAGAGGTAGTCGATGAAATGCTTACTCTTGAAGGACTCAAAATAATCTATTCAAGGAACAGGTGA
- a CDS encoding biotin--[acetyl-CoA-carboxylase] ligase → MLNEHDLANRLSGRLIGNRVHFLKEVDSTNIYASRLAVAGAPEGTVVIADCQTKGKGRMDRVWQSPPGSNIYTSIILRPSVETAMAPQITLVAGVAVAGFLSEYCPEDVTLKWPNDVQIGGKKICGILTEMKTSSGKVDFVIVGIGINVRIKKEDFHKEFRDNSTSLIEEVGRDISRFDFTIRLYGSLEKWYKRFLSEGFGPIRDEWTKYAGIIGKDIKVVLRDDIQAGKAVGIDEYGALLIFDEKEKIKRVIAGDVSLVEN, encoded by the coding sequence ATGCTTAATGAACATGATCTTGCAAACCGTCTTTCAGGAAGGCTTATAGGGAACAGGGTACACTTTTTAAAAGAGGTCGATTCCACAAATATATATGCCTCCAGACTTGCAGTGGCTGGTGCCCCGGAGGGTACGGTTGTCATTGCGGACTGTCAGACGAAAGGGAAGGGGCGTATGGACAGGGTATGGCAGTCCCCTCCTGGGAGTAACATATATACTTCAATTATATTGAGGCCTTCGGTAGAAACTGCAATGGCCCCCCAGATAACTCTCGTAGCCGGTGTTGCAGTGGCTGGGTTTCTGTCTGAATATTGCCCGGAAGATGTTACATTAAAATGGCCGAATGATGTTCAGATAGGTGGAAAGAAAATATGCGGTATTCTCACGGAAATGAAGACTTCCAGTGGAAAAGTTGATTTTGTCATAGTTGGAATCGGCATTAATGTCAGGATAAAAAAGGAGGATTTTCATAAGGAGTTTAGAGATAATTCCACCTCCTTGATTGAAGAGGTGGGAAGAGATATTTCCCGTTTCGATTTTACAATAAGATTGTATGGTTCCCTGGAAAAGTGGTATAAAAGATTTTTATCCGAGGGATTCGGTCCGATAAGAGACGAATGGACAAAATATGCCGGAATTATTGGGAAAGACATCAAGGTTGTTTTAAGAGATGATATTCAAGCAGGGAAAGCGGTCGGTATTGATGAGTATGGTGCGCTCCTTATTTTTGATGAAAAGGAGAAGATAAAACGCGTAATAGCAGGTGATGTTTCTTTGGTGGAGAATTGA
- the nadC gene encoding carboxylating nicotinate-nucleotide diphosphorylase, translating into MLQKHIIHKLIQSALKEDIGSGDVTTSAVLSGREVGNARVVAKEDMVVAGIGIFKEVFLFSEEEVEFTDRVEDGELVKTGDVLTEMSGNLGNILTAERVALNFLQRMCGIATLTRRYVDEIRGTGAKILDTRKTTPGLRVLEKYAVMIGGGFNHRFGLYDGILIKDNHIDAAGGIIAAVEMVNKGVPHTLKIEIEVKNLREVEEALSAGVDVIMLDNMEVEEMKKAVSFIKGRVLVEASGNITLSNVKKIAETGVDFISIGALTHSAPSSDISLKLKV; encoded by the coding sequence ATGCTCCAGAAACATATCATACACAAGCTGATACAGTCGGCTCTTAAGGAAGATATAGGCTCCGGTGATGTAACCACCTCGGCTGTCCTGTCGGGAAGGGAAGTTGGTAATGCCCGCGTCGTGGCGAAGGAGGATATGGTTGTAGCGGGAATTGGAATTTTTAAAGAGGTCTTTTTATTTTCAGAAGAAGAAGTTGAATTTACAGATAGAGTTGAAGATGGTGAGCTTGTTAAAACTGGGGACGTACTCACGGAGATGTCAGGAAACCTGGGAAATATCCTCACTGCGGAGAGAGTAGCGCTAAATTTTCTTCAAAGAATGTGCGGGATTGCCACTCTGACGCGAAGATATGTAGATGAGATCAGGGGAACCGGTGCAAAGATTTTAGATACAAGAAAAACAACGCCCGGTTTGAGGGTCCTGGAGAAATATGCCGTAATGATTGGCGGCGGCTTTAACCATAGATTCGGCCTCTATGACGGTATTTTGATAAAGGACAACCATATTGATGCCGCCGGCGGTATTATTGCTGCTGTTGAGATGGTAAATAAGGGTGTTCCTCATACCTTGAAGATAGAAATTGAGGTAAAGAATTTGAGAGAAGTTGAAGAGGCGTTATCTGCAGGAGTAGACGTCATAATGCTCGATAATATGGAAGTAGAGGAGATGAAGAAAGCCGTTTCCTTTATAAAAGGGAGAGTTTTGGTTGAGGCTTCAGGAAATATCACCCTATCCAACGTAAAAAAGATTGCTGAGACCGGAGTGGATTTTATATCTATAGGAGCGCTTACCCATTCAGCACCATCATCTGACATAAGTTTGAAGTTGAAAGTCTAA
- a CDS encoding valine--tRNA ligase, which yields MEEKLLSKTYEPHGVEAKWYKYWLDNNYFRADDKSEKKPFSIVIPPPNVTGMLHMGHALNNVLQDIVVRYKRMQGYNALWMPGMDHAGIATQNVVEQELASEGITRHDLGREKFIERVWEWKDKYGGVIINQLKRLGCSCDWSRERFTMDEGLTRAVRESFVRLYNDGLIYQGDYIVNWCPRCHTAISDLEVEYKEEEGGLWDIRYPFADGEGDIVVATTRPETMLGDTAVAVNPHDERYKDMIGREVILPLVNRKIPVIADDYVSKEFGSGAVKITPACDPNDFAMAERHGLEIIKIMDESAVINENGGIYRGQDRDECRKNVVRDLEKGGYLVGKESYVHNVGHCYRCRTAIEPTVSRQWFVKVKPLARAASAAVVKGKTRIVPSLWEGTYFDWMENIRDWCISRQIWWGHRIPVWYCEDCGSVIASVEDPDSCPECKGNSLRQEEDVLDTWFSSALWPFSTLGWPDNTDALKTFYPTSLLITGFDILFFWVARMMMMGLYVMKEVPFDYVYLHALVRDEEGHKMSKSRGNIIDPLEMIEKYGTDAFRFTLAAFTTQGRDVKMSEERIEGYRHFVTKIWNATRFSMMSLEDYPAGGVEPRKDDYSLCDRWIKDRFNKTAGDVTKNLDEYRFNDAAHSIYNFVWHELCDWYLELIKPVLYGNNDASAKRLAAQQTLLLVLKASIRLLHPFMPFVTEEIWQKLGGDGDSIMISKFPAVDDDLRDEDAEKEMGIIMDVITSIRNIRGEMIIPPSKKLKVIVSVPDKEMESVVTSGRDYIVDLANLEELTVCGEIEEPKGAATGVAGSLRVFVLLEGAIDIAAEKARLEKEIAKITKNLTVISKKLANRDFKEKAAEAAINKEEAKFKELNEKYAVLEAAIKRLKKIEA from the coding sequence ATGGAAGAAAAGTTGTTGAGTAAAACTTATGAACCTCATGGAGTTGAAGCAAAGTGGTATAAGTACTGGCTTGATAATAATTATTTCAGGGCGGATGATAAAAGCGAAAAAAAACCTTTTTCAATCGTTATACCACCGCCGAACGTGACCGGAATGCTTCATATGGGGCATGCGTTGAATAATGTTCTACAGGATATTGTTGTCCGGTATAAGAGGATGCAGGGGTATAATGCCCTGTGGATGCCGGGTATGGATCATGCGGGGATCGCCACACAGAATGTCGTTGAACAGGAACTGGCGAGTGAGGGGATTACAAGGCATGACCTCGGCAGGGAAAAGTTTATTGAAAGGGTATGGGAGTGGAAGGATAAATATGGGGGAGTTATTATAAACCAGCTCAAGAGACTCGGGTGTTCCTGCGACTGGTCAAGGGAACGTTTTACTATGGATGAAGGGTTGACGAGGGCTGTAAGAGAGAGTTTTGTAAGACTCTATAATGATGGTCTTATCTATCAGGGAGATTATATTGTCAACTGGTGTCCAAGGTGCCATACGGCTATATCAGACCTCGAGGTTGAATATAAAGAAGAAGAGGGTGGACTGTGGGATATCAGATACCCCTTTGCCGATGGTGAGGGGGATATTGTTGTGGCCACGACGCGTCCGGAAACTATGCTGGGAGATACGGCGGTTGCAGTTAACCCTCATGATGAAAGATACAAAGATATGATCGGAAGAGAAGTTATCCTTCCCCTGGTTAATAGAAAAATACCTGTTATCGCCGATGATTATGTGTCAAAGGAGTTTGGTTCCGGAGCAGTGAAAATAACACCCGCCTGCGATCCAAATGACTTTGCAATGGCTGAAAGACACGGGCTTGAGATTATCAAGATAATGGATGAAAGCGCTGTAATTAATGAGAACGGGGGTATTTATCGGGGGCAGGATCGCGATGAGTGCAGGAAAAATGTTGTTCGGGACCTCGAAAAAGGCGGTTATCTGGTCGGCAAGGAATCCTATGTCCACAATGTAGGGCACTGCTACAGATGTAGAACTGCTATAGAGCCGACAGTTTCCAGACAGTGGTTTGTAAAGGTAAAACCGCTTGCCAGGGCTGCTTCCGCGGCTGTTGTCAAAGGTAAAACCAGGATAGTTCCATCCTTGTGGGAAGGAACTTATTTTGACTGGATGGAGAATATTCGTGACTGGTGTATTTCCAGACAGATATGGTGGGGTCACAGAATACCTGTCTGGTATTGTGAGGATTGCGGGAGCGTAATTGCTTCGGTGGAGGATCCAGACAGCTGTCCTGAGTGTAAAGGGAACTCACTCAGGCAGGAGGAAGATGTTCTGGATACATGGTTCAGTTCCGCACTCTGGCCTTTTTCAACCCTTGGGTGGCCGGACAACACAGATGCCTTGAAGACGTTTTATCCCACATCCCTTCTTATTACCGGGTTTGATATCCTCTTTTTCTGGGTAGCGAGGATGATGATGATGGGACTTTATGTAATGAAAGAAGTTCCCTTTGATTATGTATATCTCCACGCACTTGTTCGTGATGAAGAAGGACACAAGATGAGCAAATCGAGGGGGAATATAATAGATCCTCTTGAAATGATAGAAAAATATGGAACTGATGCCTTCAGATTTACACTCGCGGCATTCACGACTCAGGGGAGGGATGTGAAGATGTCGGAGGAACGTATCGAAGGCTACCGGCATTTTGTTACCAAGATATGGAATGCCACAAGGTTTTCCATGATGAGTCTTGAGGATTATCCGGCAGGAGGTGTTGAACCTCGAAAAGATGATTATTCGCTTTGTGACCGTTGGATTAAAGACAGATTTAATAAGACCGCAGGAGATGTGACAAAAAATTTAGATGAATACAGGTTTAATGATGCCGCCCACAGCATATATAACTTTGTTTGGCACGAGCTGTGTGATTGGTATCTTGAGCTGATAAAGCCTGTTCTGTATGGCAATAATGATGCCTCGGCAAAAAGACTTGCCGCTCAGCAGACTCTTCTTCTCGTTTTAAAAGCTTCCATAAGGCTTCTTCATCCCTTTATGCCATTTGTGACCGAGGAAATATGGCAGAAACTCGGGGGTGATGGAGATTCTATTATGATAAGCAAATTCCCAGCAGTGGATGATGACCTTCGTGATGAGGATGCGGAAAAAGAGATGGGGATTATCATGGATGTAATTACCAGTATCAGAAACATAAGAGGCGAGATGATTATTCCCCCATCAAAAAAATTAAAAGTGATCGTTTCGGTTCCCGATAAAGAGATGGAGTCCGTGGTGACTTCTGGAAGGGATTACATTGTCGATTTGGCCAATCTGGAGGAATTAACCGTTTGTGGTGAGATTGAGGAACCGAAAGGTGCCGCAACAGGTGTTGCAGGTTCTTTGAGGGTATTTGTATTACTGGAAGGAGCGATAGATATAGCGGCAGAGAAAGCAAGGCTCGAAAAGGAAATTGCCAAAATTACAAAAAACCTCACTGTTATTTCTAAAAAGCTTGCCAATCGTGATTTTAAAGAGAAGGCTGCAGAGGCAGCTATAAATAAGGAAGAAGCAAAATTCAAGGAGCTTAACGAGAAATATGCCGTGCTCGAAGCGGCCATTAAAAGGCTTAAGAAGATAGAGGCATAA
- a CDS encoding universal stress protein, translating into MASQKILLPYNFTKYDEKALDFVIRTFAHRKDIEITLFNAHISVPAIEMQESPVMEKMRGNLIYLSQQVKEQEAALEQTKNKLLQSGFSEQQVQCIFKPRLKDVASEIIKLATKERFDLVVMNHKPGGITKFFTGSVHGKVVAALKDTTVCIVS; encoded by the coding sequence ATGGCCAGTCAAAAAATATTATTACCTTATAACTTTACCAAATATGATGAAAAGGCTTTAGATTTTGTCATTCGCACTTTTGCTCATCGAAAGGATATTGAAATCACACTATTTAATGCCCATATATCCGTGCCGGCGATTGAGATGCAAGAATCTCCGGTTATGGAAAAAATGAGGGGTAATCTGATTTACCTTTCTCAGCAGGTTAAAGAGCAAGAAGCTGCTCTCGAGCAGACCAAGAATAAACTGCTGCAAAGCGGTTTTTCAGAACAACAGGTTCAATGTATCTTTAAGCCCAGATTGAAAGATGTTGCCAGCGAGATCATTAAGCTTGCCACGAAAGAACGCTTTGATTTAGTTGTCATGAATCACAAGCCGGGTGGAATTACAAAATTTTTCACCGGGAGTGTTCACGGCAAAGTTGTAGCTGCCTTAAAAGACACAACCGTTTGCATTGTTTCCTAA
- a CDS encoding GAF domain-containing protein: MSIQEKIDIDIFKVVIRAIAESDDLEIMANRMIQLLVGALNIKGCTIFVLNSQTKELEALASCGLSINYVNKGPVFMDKSLGDTLKGEPVIVSDITKTSALQYPEDAKEEGIRSIVSMPIKFYGEPIGALRLYHHEVWDISDRDIDSLLLFAENIGLAMRYTQLLNSLQSIKDTINESPLDFAR, from the coding sequence ATGAGTATCCAAGAAAAAATAGATATAGATATATTTAAGGTAGTCATCAGGGCTATAGCAGAATCTGATGATCTGGAAATCATGGCTAACCGTATGATTCAACTATTAGTAGGAGCCTTGAATATTAAGGGTTGCACGATATTTGTCCTGAATTCCCAGACAAAAGAGCTTGAAGCTCTGGCCAGCTGTGGTTTGAGTATTAACTATGTAAACAAAGGGCCTGTTTTTATGGATAAAAGCCTTGGCGATACACTTAAAGGTGAACCTGTTATAGTAAGCGATATTACAAAGACAAGCGCCCTTCAGTACCCGGAAGACGCTAAGGAGGAGGGAATAAGAAGCATTGTTTCCATGCCTATCAAATTTTACGGTGAACCGATTGGCGCCTTACGGCTGTATCACCACGAGGTATGGGATATTTCAGATCGGGATATTGATTCTCTGCTGCTCTTTGCTGAGAACATCGGTCTCGCTATGAGGTATACTCAACTTCTTAATTCTCTACAATCAATAAAAGATACTATTAATGAGTCACCTTTAGACTTTGCAAGATAA